From the genome of Deinococcus arcticus:
GGGTCATCCCTGAGCCACCGGCCATGTGCCATCTGCCTCTTTTAGCCCATCCGCACGAACATCGGCGGCTTGACGCCCACCATGCGCGCCATGACCCACACCTGGCCCTTGTGGTGGGCTTCGTGGGCAATGATGGCGTCCAGCAGCGCGGCCACGGGCATTTCACGGCCACCGAAGGCGGGCACGCGGCGCGACAGGTCTTCGTCCGACATGGCGCTCATGGCCTGGCTGGCGGCGTCCATGCTCTGCTGCAGGCGCTCGCGGGCCTCGGTCAGGCTCTGGCTGGCCTCGGGCAGGGCGCCCGGCGCCTGACCCTGAATCATGCTCAGCAGGCGGCCCGCGCTGCCCGACAGGTGGTCGGCCTGCCCAATGAAGCTCAGGCCGCCGTCCCAGGCCGCAAAGTGGCCCTGATCTTCGGGCAACTGGCCATACAGGTCCAGCAGGGCGGCGCGGTGGCTTTCAAAATTGCGGGCGTAAATGGCGCTGCGGTTCATGGCCTGCAAGATAGCGGGGCGCGCGCGGCCCCAACTGAAGGCGGCCCTACAACGGGCGGTTTTTTAGGGCGTCCCGGATCTCGGCCAGCAGCTTTTCCTCGTTGCTGGGCTCGGCCACGGCGGGCTTTTCTTCCCGCTTGAAGCGCTCGGTCAGGCGGTTAAGCGGCGTGACCACCAGAAAGTACAGCACGGCCGCCACGATCAGCAGGTTCAGCACGGCCGTCAGAAAGGCGCCGTAGTCGAACACCGCTCCATTCAGCGTAAAGGTGCCCCCGACCTTCGGGCCGCCGCCCGTGATGGCCTTGATCAGCGGGTTGATGAAGCTGCCCGAAAAGGCGGTGACCACACCCGTAAACGCCGCGCCGATGACCACACCGACCGCCAGATCCACCACATTGCCCCGAAGAATGAATTTCTGAAAGCCGCTCAGCATGGCCGCAGTGTGGCATGGGGCGGGCAATAGGCGGCGGGGCGCAGGGAGGAGGCAAGTCCTCTCTGCGCCCCGCCGCCGTGAGGCTGGCTGCTTACGCCTGCGCCGTGTCCTTGACGGCGTGGGCGCTCATGCCCCACTGGTGGCCACTGCTCTGGGCACCTTGCAGGATGACGCGGGCCAGTTCGCCCAGGGTGGCGCCGCCCGCCCGAACGTCCATTTTCAGCTCGGCGCGCAGTTCACCCAGGCTTACGTCGTCCAGCATCAGTTCGGTGCCGTAGCGCAGCGTGGTGGGCGGCACGATCAGCAGGTCAGCCTCGCCCGGTTTGACGGCGTGCCGGAAGCAGCGCCCGGTCAGCAGGCCCGCCACCGTGGTGACCTTGCCGAAAGTCTTGTTTTCCACGGCGCGCACCTCCAGCATCAGGCCCCCAATGGCGCGCAGCGGCTCGACGGCGCGGTCCAGCGACTCGGCAAACAGGGTGCCAGTGCCCAGAATGACCCGCGTGGGCTGCGGCAGCGCGGCGGGCAGTTCGGGCAGGCCCTCGGTCAGGAAGTCGCGGATCATGCCCACGCCGTTTTCCAGCATGGGAAAGCCCTCGTACTCTTCTTCGGTGGGCAGACTTTCCCCGGCCAGCAGGTACAGTTCGTCGCTGGGAAAGACGAAGCGGGTGCCGCGCTCCTGCAGGAACTGCCGCCGCCACACGTTCAGCCGCGCCAGGGTGTCCTGCGCTTCCTCGCGCGAGAAGGTGCGCACATCCGGCAGATTGGTGCGGTGCCCGGTCAGGCCAATGGGCACCACCGCCGCGCTGATCACGTTGGGGCGGCTGCTCAGGTATTCCACGGTGTCGTCCAGATGCTCGCGGTCGTTGCGCCCGGGCACCAGCACAATCTGGGTGTACAGATCAATGCTTTCCAGGCGCTCGATCATGCCGCGAATCTGTACCGCCTGGGGGTCTTTCACCTTCAGCTTCCACCACTTCATCAGGTCCTGGCGCAGGTCCTGGTTCGCCGTGTGCACCGACACGTACAGCGGCGAGAGGTTCTCGTCCAGAATGCGGTTAATGTCGCCTTCGGTCAGGTTGGTCAGCGTGACGAACGAGCCGTACAGGAACGATAGCCGGTAATCGTCGTCCATGATGTACAGGCTCTTGCGAAAGCCGCGCGGCATCTGGTGCACGTAGCAGAAGTCGCACTTGTTGGCGCACTTCTTAATGCCGTCAAACAGCACCTCTTCAAAGTCCAGGCCCGGGTCTTCCCACTCCACCGTGAAGGTAAAGGTGTCGTCCAGACTGGGGGGCGTGGGCAGCATCAGGCGGTGGTGGTCCTGGGCCGTGCCGGGCACGCCAGTCATGACGCGCGGGGCCTCTTTGGGCCGGGCGATTTCCAGCGTGGCTGCGCCCTGCGAGAGCAGGTGGCGGTAGGCCAGCACATCGGTCACGGCCTGACCATTGACCCGCAACAGCACGTCACCGGGCCGCACACCCGCGCGCTCGGCGGCGCTGCCCTTCTCTACACTTTTAATCGGCGCAGGAAAAAGCTGCTCCTGCATCTGCTGTGCTGCCGTCAAAATTCATTCACCCCACTTTCAAGTTGGCGGTGCGACTCTTTCTCCGGCCCCGCACCAAGCACAGCAGCATACCAGGGCACTGGGTCGCGAGGTGTAACGCCGGGCGGGATTGCGGGACGGGGGTGCAGGGGCGTGGGTCGAGAAGTCTAGAGGTCGGGAAGTCGAGGCCACAGACTTTGCTCCTGGGTGAGGAATCCCATTCAGCAGCCAATCAAGCGGCCCCACAAACAAGAGGCCGGGGCGCCGCCCTGCTCGACGCCTCGACCTCTTGACAGCGGCGCAGCCGCCCCGACCCTTTACCCTATCTGCCGCAGCAGATTCACCGTCTCAATCATGGCCAGCACGGCCTCGGCGCCCTTGTTGCCGGCCTTGATGCCGGCGCGGTTGAGGGCCTGCTCCACCGTGTCGGTGGTCAGCACGCCAAAAGCCACCGGCACGCCCGTGTCCAGGCTGGTGTTCAGAATGCCGCTGGCCGCGCCGCCCGCCACGAAGTCGTAGTGGTCGGTGTCGCCCCTGATGACGGCGCCAAGGCAGACCACTGCGTCGTATTTGCCGGATTGCGCCAGCTTGCGGGCCACCAGGGGCACCTCGTAACTGCCGGGGGCGAGGTAATGGTCCAGATGCTCAGTCTTGCCGCCGTGCTGCACAAAGGCCAGTTCAGCGCCTTCCACCAGCCGGTCCACAATCAGGTGGTTCCAGCGGGTGCTGACAACGGCGAATTTCAGGTCGGTGGCGAGGAGGGTGGCTTCAATTCGGTTCATAAGGCTCCTTCGGAGGGGGTGGTGGGAAGTGGGATGTAGGTTGTGGGAAAGGCAGACAGTCACGGCTGTCGTTCAGCCATTTGCCATCTGCTCTGCGCCATCGGCCATCTGCCATTCGCCATCGGCCGCCAGATGCCCCAGCTTCGCCCGTTTGGTCTGCAAATACGCCGTGTTGTGCACGCTCTGGCCCACATGCAGGGGCACGCGCTCCACAACGTTCAGGCCAAAGCCGCCCAGGGCATGCAGCTTGCGGGGGTTGTTGGTCAGAACCCGCAGCTGCCGGGCGCCCAGCAGGTGCAGCATCTGGGCGCCAATCCCAAAGTCACGGGCGTCGGCGGGAAAACCCAGTTGCAGGTTGGCTTCCACGGTGTCGGCGCCGCCGTCCTGCAGCCCGTAGGCACGAATCTTGTTCAGCAGGCCAATGCCCCGGCCCTCCTGGCGCAGGTACACCAGCACGCCCCGGCCTTCCTGGGCGATGGCCCGCATGGCAGCGTCGCGCTGCGGGCCGCAGTCGCAGCGCAGCGAGTGAAAGCCGTCGCCAGTCAGGCATTCGCTGTGCACCCGGACAAGCAGCGGCGCCGGGCCGACCTCGCCCATCACCAGGGCCACGTGCTCGGCACCGCTGAGCGAATCCTCGAAGCCCACCAGACGAAACTCGCCGTACGCGGTGGGCAACCTCGCCTCGGCCACCAGACGCATAAACGGGTCGTGTTCCAGACGGTAGGCGATCAGCGCCTCAATGCTGCCCACCTTCAGGCCGTGTTTCTGGCCGTAAGTCAGCAGGTCGGGCAGGCGGCTCATCTCGCCGTCGTCGCCCATGATCTCGCAGATGACGCCCAGCGGAGGAAACCCGGCCAGGCGCGCCAGGTCACAGCCCGCCTCGGTGTGCCCGGCGCGGCGCAGCACCCCACCGGGGCGGGCCACCAGGGGAAAGATGTGCCCTGGGCGGCGAAAATCGGCGGGCTGCGCGCCCTCATCCAGCAGGGCCGCCACCGTCGCGGCGCGGTCATAGGCGCTGATGCCGGTGGAATTGCTGACGTGGTCCACGCTGACGGTAAACGCCGTGCCGTTGGGGTCGGTGCTGCTGCCCACCATGGGCGTCAGCTCTAGAGCGCGGGCCCGGTCCGGGGGAAGGGTTACGCAGATCAGCCCCCGGCCCTCGCGGGCCATGAAGTTGATCCATTCGGGCGTGGCAGTGGCGGCGGGCATCAGCAGGTCGCCCTCGTTCTCGCGGCCCTCGTCGTCCACCAGAATCACGGGGCGCCCGGCGCGCAGCTCGGCCAGCAGTTCGGGAATGAGGGCAAGGGTCATGGCTGCGCCCCGTCAAGGGTTGAGGAGTCTAAGGGTCTAAGGGGGTCTTTCTTAGACCCTCCGGCCCTTTGACCTTTTGACCCGCCGAAGGCGAGCAGCCGCTCCACATACTTCGCCAGCTGGTCGGCTTCGAGATTGACCCGCGTGCCGGGCGTCCAGGTATGGAGGGTGGTGACCTCCAGCGTGTGGGGCACCAGCCAGAGGGTGAATTCGTCAGCGCGCAGGTCGGCGCGGCTGCCGGCTGGGCCACCCACGTCCACCACGGTGAGGCTCACGCCGTCAGCAGTCACGCTGCCCTTGGGCACCAGATAGCGGGCGAGGTGGGGCGGCGCGCGCAGGGTCATGGTGTAGGCGCCGGGCTGGGCGTCCACGCGCCGCACCTCGGCCACGCCGTCTACATGCCCGCTGACGATGTGGCCGCCAAAGCGCGCCCCAGCAGTCATGGCGCGTTCCAGGTTCACGTGGGCGCCCTCCCCCCAGTGCGGCGCCGTTTTCGCCAGCGTTTCGCGGCTGAGGTCCACGGTAAAGCCCGCCGCGTCCCAGCTCGTGACGGTCAGACAGGCACCGCCCACGGCGATGCTCTCGCCCAGGTGCAGCTCAGGCCACATCCGGGCAGGCTGGATGGTGACGGTCAGGTGGCCGCTGTGGTCTTCGGTGCGGGCAATGCGCCCCACCTGTTCAATAATGCCGGTAAACATGGTTGACCTCGGCAGGACAGCAGGGCTCTGTGCCTGCTGTCCTGCAGCACCTCTCCTCACCGGAGAGGAGAGAGAGCTACAGCCGGGGAATCTCGCTCAGCAGACCCGTGACCAGCACATCCGGGCCCAGCGCTTCCACCGTCACGTCGCGCAGCGGCTGGGCGGCGGGCATAGGCCGGGCTGGGGCCATCAGGGGCGAGAGGCCCGCACCCAGCAGCTTGGGGGCGATGAAGGCGCGCACCTCGTCCACCAGACCGTCCTCCAGAAAGGCCGACAACAGGGTCGGGCCGCCTTCCAGCAGCAGGCTGGAGACGCCCAGGCTGCCCAGAGCGGTGAGCGCGTCAGGCAGTGTCTCTGCCCGCAGCACCGTGACGCCCGCGGCCTCATGGGCGCTGGCGTTCGCGTCCGGGGTAGTCACCAGCACAGCGCCTTGCCGCCACAACCGCGCCTGAACGTCCGATCTGGCTTGCCGGTCAAACACCACGGGGCGGGGGTCGCGGCCTCCCGGCACGCCCCGTGTGGTCATGGCCGGGTTATCCAGGGCCACGGTGCCGCTGCCCACCGCAATGGCGTCCAGTTCGTTGCGCCAGGCCATGACACGCTCACGGGCAGCCCCGCTGCTGACCGCGCCGCCCCCCTCGCCCGGCGCGGCCACCTTGCCGTCCAGGGTCATGGCGTATTTGGCAACCACCCAGGGGCGGCCCCGGGTGATCAGCGAGCGGAACCCCGCCTGCTGGCGCAGGGCCCCGGTTTCCCGCACGCCCACCACGACCTCCAGGCCAGCGGCGCGCAGCCCGGCCACGCCCTGCCCGGCCACCTGCGGGTTGGGGTCCAGGGCAGCCACCACCACGCGGCGTACCCCAGCGGCAATCAGGGCGTCCATACAGGGCGGGGTGCGGCCGTGGTGGCGGCACGGCTCCAGCGTCACATACGCGGTGGCCCCTCGCGCGGCCTCCCCCGCTTCGCGCAGAGCAAACACCTCGGCGTGGGGCTCGCCTGCTGCCGGGTGGAAGCCGCTGCCCACCACCTCACCTTCCCGCACCAGCACACAGCCCACCGGCGGATTGGGGGCGGTGCGGCCCAGACCTCTGGCCGCCTGGGCCAGCGCCAGGGCCATGAACCGCATGTCATGCGGCAAGGGCGTCTCCAGCCCGGGGGGCGGAGCATGTTCATTCACCATACGTTGTCGCTGCCCGCCGGGGTCGGCGGGTGCAGCGGTCCTCCTTCTCTCATCCGGACTGGATGGCGGGAGGCGGCGGCGCTGGCCGTGGCCTCAGGTCTGGGGGCGGCCCCAGACCTTTCCTGCCGCGCCCTGCGCGTCTCTCTTCGCCATGACACCGTCGGCCCCAGACTCACACCGGGTCGGGCCTGCGCGTGGTGCAGTTTGCGCAGGCTTCGCGGGCTGAGGCCCGGGGCCTGTGCAGCGCCCGCGCCATCACCGCCGGTAGGGATTCACACCCTGCCCCGAAGGAAGCGGCCCGCCCGAACAGCGGGCCAGGGTTGAGGCTAGCACCCCCCCTGGCCCCACTGTCTGTACGGTGCAGACACATCTGGGGAGATCCATCGGGGCGGCGGCAGACCACTACAACCGCGCTGAGGATGGGCCGCACCAGGCCCTGAGGGCCTTACCGGGGCAGCACGCTCGACCCCATCAGGGCCTCGTCAATGGCCCGTGCGGCCTGCCGCCCCTCGCGGATGGCCCACACCACCAGGCTCTGGCCCCGGCGCATGTCGCCAGCGGCGTACACGCCCGGCACGTTGGTCACGTACCCCCCAGCTTCATCGGTGCCGGCGTGGGCGTTGCCACGCGCGTCCCTGTCCACCCCAAAGGCCTCCATGACGCTGCCCACAGGGCTGACAAAGCCCATGGCCAGCAGCACGAGGTCGGCCCTGTACACGGTCTCGCTGCCCTCAATCTCTTGCAACTGACCGTCACGCATTTCCAGGCGCACGGTTTTGACACCTGTGACCTTGCCGCCCTTGCCGATAAATTCCTTGGTGGCAATGGCGAACTCGCGCACGGCGCCTTCCTCGTGGCTGGTGCTGGTGCGCAGTTTGAGGGGCCAGTAGGGCCACACCAGGGGCTTGTTCTCGTGTTCAGGGGGCTGGGGCATCACTTCAAACTGGGTGACCGAAGCGGCGCCGTGGCGGTTGCTGGTGCCCACACAGTCGCTGCCGGTGTCGCCGCCACCAATGACGATGACGTGCTTGCCCTCGGCCCGCAGCTGCTTTTTCAGCTTGTCGCCTGCGGTGACGCGGTTTTGCTGCGGTAGAAACTCCATGGCAAAGTGAACGCCGTCCAGCTCGCGCCCCGGCACCGGCAGGTCGCGCGGCTGCTCGGCGCCGCCCGCCAGCAGCACGGCGTCAAAGTCGGCGCGTAGCGCCTCGGGGCTCACGGTCTGCTTGCTGAGGTTGGTCACGCGGCTGCCGTCCGGCCACGCGCCCACCAGCACGCCCGTGCGGAAGGTTACACCCTCGGCCTCCATCTGCGCGGTGCGGCGGTCAATGTGGTGCTTGTCCAGCTTGAAGTCCGGAATGCCGTAGCGCAGCAGGCCGCCCACGCGGTCGTTCTTCTCGAACACCGTGACCGCGTGCCCGGCGCGCGCCAGCTGCTGCGCGGCAGCCAGCCCCGCGGGGCCAGAACCAATGACAGCCACCGCCTTTCCGGTCCTCACGGCGGGCGGCTGCGGCTGCACCCAGCCTTCCTGCCACGCCCGCTCAATAATGGCCAGTTCGATGGACTTGATGCCCACCGCGTCGTCACTGATGTTCAGGGTGCAGGCGGCCTCGCAGGGCGCGGGGCAGATACGGCCCGTGAATTCGGGGAAATTGTTTGTGGAGTGCAGGGTGTCAATGGCGCTGCGCCAGTCGTCCTGGTACACGAGGTTATTGAAGTCGGGAATGATGTTGTTGACCGGGCAGCCACTCGTGCAAAACGGAATCCCGCAGTCCATGCAGCGCGTGGCCTGAAGGCGCGCAGGCCCCGCCGCCAGCGGCAAAAGAAACTCGTGGTAGTGCTTGAGGCGCGCGTCAACAGGCGCGTACTGGTCTTTCACGCGCGGCTGCTCTAGAAATCCGGTGATTTTGGACATGGAGTCCTCCGTGGAATGCGGCGTGACGCCTTTGCCATCTGCCATAGGCCCTGAGCCCTCTGCGTCATTTCGTCAGCGTGCCCTGCCCGGCCACTGACCGCGCGGGCTGGCCCGTCTGCATGGAGGTCGTGCCTCCGGCCTGCACGGTGCTCGCTGCCTGGGCGCCCCGCTCCTGCAAGGCACGTGCATATTCATGCGGCAACACCTTGATAAACCGCTTCAGGGCGCTCTCCCAGTCGTCCAGAAGCTCCGAGGCCCGCTGCGAGCCTGTCCACTTGTGGTGGCTTTCCAGCAGGGTGCGGATGTGGGCCTCATCGCTCTGGCCGCCGTGCAGCACGACGGTCGTCTGGGCCAGTTGTTCGGTTTCGGGCACCACCGGATGCAGGCCCACCATGCTGAGGTTGCAGCGCTGAGCGAACTTGCCGTCCACGTCGTACACGTAGGCCACGCCGCCACTCATGCCCGCGGCAAAGTTGCGCCCGGTCTGGCCCAGCACCACCACGGTGCCGCCCGTCATGTATTCGCAGCCATGGTCCCCGGTGCCTTCCACCACCGCCGAGGCGCCACTGAGGCGCACGCCAAAGCGTTCGCCCGCCACCCCCCGGAAAAACGCCTCGCCGCTGGTGGCGCCGTACAGCACCGTGTTGCCCACAATGATGTTCTCCTCGGCCTTGCCCCGGAATTCAATGCTGGGCCGCACCACCACGCGCCCGCCAGACAGGCCCTTGCCGGTGTAGTCGTTGGCGTCACCAATCAGGTACAGGGTCAAGCCCGGGGCCAGGAAGGCGCCGAAGGACTGGCCGCCTGTGCCCTCCATCTGCACGAACACCGTGTTGTCCGGCAGGCCCTCAGGGCGCACGCGCACCAGCTGGCCGGACAGCATCGCCCCCACGCTGCGGTTGACGTTGCGGGCGTCCTGCAGAAAATGCACCTTCTCGCCGCGTTCAAAGGCGGGGCGGCACTTCTCAATCAGGCTCAGGTCCAGGGCGCCTTCCAGACCGTGTTCCTGGGCGTGCAGGTGGCGCGTGCCGACCTCGGCGGGCACCTCGGGGCGGTAGAACACCCGGCTGAAGTCCAGCCCCTGCGCCTTCCAGTGCTCAATTCCCTTGCGGGTATCCAGCAGGTCGCTGCGGCCAATCAGGTCGTCGAAGGTGCGGATGCCCAGCGAGGCCATCAGGGCGCGCACCTCCTCGGCCACAAAGAAGAAGTAGTTGATGACGTGCTCGGGCTTACCGGTAAATTTGGCCCGCAGCACGGGGTCCTGGGTGGCCACCCCCACGGGGCAGGTGTTCAGGTGACACTTGCGCATCATGATGCAGCCCTGCGCCACCAGCGGCGCGGTGGCAAAGCCGAACTCGTCGGCGCCCAGCAGGGCGGCCACCACCACATCGCGGCCCGTTTTCAGTTGTCCGTCGGTCTGCACGCGCACCCGGTCACGCAGGCGGTTGAGCACCAGCGTCTGCTGCGCCTCGGCCAGCCCCAGTTCCCAGGGCGACCCGGCGTGCTTAATCGAGCTCCAGGGGCTGGCCCCGGTACCGCCGTCATGCCCAGCAATCACGATGTGGTCGGCCTTGCACTTGGCCACGCCAGCGGCGACCGTTCCCACCCCCACCTCGGACACCAGCTTCACCGAGATATCGGCGCGCGGATTGACGTTCTTGAGGTCGTGAATAAGCTGCTTGAGGTCCTCAATCGAGTAGATGTCGTGGTGCGGCGGCGGGCTGATGAGGCCCACGCCGGGCACGCTATGGCGCAGAAAGCCGATGTAGTCGCTGACCTTGCCGCCGGGCAGCTGCCCACCCTCGCCGGGCTTGGCCCCCTGCGCCATCTTGATCTGAATCTGGTCCGCCGAGGCCAGGTACGTGGTCGTGACCCCGAAGCGACCAGACGCCACCTGCTTGATCTTGCTTCGCAGGCTGTCGCCAGCTTTCAGCGGGTAGTCCACTTCCACGCGGCCCTCGCCCAGCAGGCTGGCCAGCGTATGGCCTTCTCCCAGTGTCTCGCCGCGCATCTCGCGCTCGTAGCGGGCGGGGTCCTCGCCGCCCTCACCGGTGTTGCTCTTGCCGCCAATGCGGTTCATGGCGACCGCCAGGGTGGTGTGGGCCTCGGTGGAGATGGACCCCAGGCTCATGGCCCCGGTGGCAAAGCGCTTGACGATTTCGCTCGCTGGCTCGACCTCTTCCAATGGCACGGGCGTCACGCCTTCAGTCTTGAATTCGAACAGGCCGCGCAGGGTCATGTGGCGCCTGCTCTGGTCGTTGATCAGACGAGCGTATTCCTCGTAGGTGCTGTGAGAGCCGCTGCGCACGGCGTGTTGCAGTTTGGCCACCGAATCCGGGGTCCACAGGTGGTCCTCGCCGCGCACGCGCCAGGCGTATTCACCACCCGCGTCCAGACTGTGGGCCAGCGTGGGATCCTCACTGAACGCCGAGCGGTGGTTGCGAATCGCTTCTTCCGCCACCTCAAAGATGCCGATGCCACTCACCTGCGTTGGCGTGCCGTAGAAGTACTTACCCACAAACTCCTGCTTCAGGCCAATCGCTTCAAACAGCTGGGCGCCGCAGTAGCTCATGTAGGTGCTCACGCCCATCTTGGACATGATCTTGCTCAGGCCCTTGCCAATCGCCCCAATGTAGTTGCGAATGGCCTTGTGGGCGTCCACCCCGGCCAGGCTGGGCATGCCGGGCACGTCGGTGTGCAGGTTGATCAGGGTTTCCAGGGCCAGATACGGGTGCACGGCCTCGGCGCCGTAGCCCGCCAACGCGGCAAAGTGATGCACCTCGCGGGCGTCGCCGGTTTCTACAACCAGCCCCGTCTTCATGCGCAGGCCCGCTTTCACGAGGTGGTGATGGACGCTACTCAGCGCCAGCAGCGAGGGAATCGCCACCCGGTCGCGGTCCAGGCGGCGGTCAGTCACGATGATGATGTTGTGGCCGTTTTCCAGGGCGTCCACCGCGCGGGCGTTGATGGTGGCCAGTTTGGCCTCAATGCCGCGCGGGCCCCAGTCGGCGGGGTAGGTGATGTCCAGCTCATAGGCCTTGAACTTGCCGCGCGTGTGCTCGCCAATGTTGCGCAGGCGGGCCATGTCGTCGAAATCCAGAATGGGCTGCTCGACTTCCAGGCGCAGCTGGGGGTTGACGGCGTTCACGTCCAGCAGGTTGGGGCGCGGCCCCACGAACGACACCAGGCTCATGACCACCGCTTCGCGGATGGGGTCAATAGGCGGGTTGGTCACCTGGGCAAACAGCTGCTTGAAGTAGTTGTACAGCGGCTTGTTCTTACCCGACAGCACGGCCAGCGGGCTGTCGTTGCCCATGGAGCCAATGCCTTCCTCGCCCCTGGCCGCCATCGGCCCCATCAGAAACTTCAGGTCCTCCTGGGTGTAGCCAAAGGCCTGCTGGCGGTCCAGCAGAGACTCGCGGAACTGGCCCACGGTGCCGGTTTCCTCGGAATCGTCCAGGCGGAAGCGGGTGTTCTCCACCCACTGCGCGTAGGGCCGGGCCGAGGCAAACTGCGATTTCAGTTCGTCGTCTTCAATAATCCGGCCCTGTTCCAGGTCAATCAGGAACATACGGCCCGGTTGCAGGCGCCACTTCTTGACAATCCGGCTTTCCGGAATGGGCAGCACGCCCGATTCCGAGGCCAGAATGACGAGGTCGTCGCGGGTCTGCACGTAGCGCGCCGGGCGCAGGCCGTTGCGGTCCAGGGTGGCGCCTACCTGCCGCCCGTCGGTAAACACCATGGCGGCGGGGCCGTCCCAGGGCTCCATCATGGAGGCGTGGTACTCGTAGAACGCGCGGCGGCGCGGGTCCAGCTGCGCGTTGCCCTCCCAGGCCTCGGGAATCATCATCATGGCGGCGTGCGCCATGGGGTAGCCCGCCAGGGTCAGCAGTTCCAGGGCGTTGTCGAAGGTGGCGGTATCACTCTCGCCTTCAAAGGAAATCGGGTAGAGCTTCTTCAGGTCGTCGCCCAGCACCGGGGACACCATGATGCCCTCACGGGCGCGCATCCAGTTGAAGTTGCCCTTGACGGTGTTGATCTCGCCGTTGTGCGCCACCATGCGGTAGGGGTGGGCCAGCGGCCATTCAGGAAAGGTGTTGGTGGAAAAGCGCTGGTGCACCAGGGCCAGGGCCGACGTGACCGAGGGGTCCTGTAGGTCCAGGTAATACTCCCCCACCTGATTGGCCAGCAGCAGGCCCTTGTAAATGACCGTGCGGCACGACATGGAGGGCACGTAGTATTCCGCCCCGTGGGTGAAGTTCAGCGCGCGAATGGCGTTGCTGGCCCGGCGGCGAATGACATACAGCTTGCGCTCCAGCGCGTCCGGCACCAGGGTGTCGGGCCCCGCGCCAATAAACACCTGCCGGATGACAGGTTCTTTCTCGCGCACGGTGGGGCTCATGGGCATATCAGCGCTCACCGGCACGTCGCGCCAGCCCAGCACCAGTTGCCCCTCGGCGCGGATGGCGCGTTCCAGTTCCTGCTCGCACGCCCGGCGCGAGGCGATTTCCTTGGGCAGGAAGATCATGCCCACGCCGTAATCGCCGGGGGGCGGCAGCGTCACGTTCTGCCCCGCCATCTCGGCGCGGTAAAAC
Proteins encoded in this window:
- a CDS encoding glutamate synthase-related protein — encoded protein: MNQTNNRVTPEAVPHTPPTQTELRRAREQGLYAAHEHDACGVGMVAHIKGVRSHGIIAQGLKILENLDHRGAVGADPLMGDGAGILIQIPDEFYRAEMAGQNVTLPPPGDYGVGMIFLPKEIASRRACEQELERAIRAEGQLVLGWRDVPVSADMPMSPTVREKEPVIRQVFIGAGPDTLVPDALERKLYVIRRRASNAIRALNFTHGAEYYVPSMSCRTVIYKGLLLANQVGEYYLDLQDPSVTSALALVHQRFSTNTFPEWPLAHPYRMVAHNGEINTVKGNFNWMRAREGIMVSPVLGDDLKKLYPISFEGESDTATFDNALELLTLAGYPMAHAAMMMIPEAWEGNAQLDPRRRAFYEYHASMMEPWDGPAAMVFTDGRQVGATLDRNGLRPARYVQTRDDLVILASESGVLPIPESRIVKKWRLQPGRMFLIDLEQGRIIEDDELKSQFASARPYAQWVENTRFRLDDSEETGTVGQFRESLLDRQQAFGYTQEDLKFLMGPMAARGEEGIGSMGNDSPLAVLSGKNKPLYNYFKQLFAQVTNPPIDPIREAVVMSLVSFVGPRPNLLDVNAVNPQLRLEVEQPILDFDDMARLRNIGEHTRGKFKAYELDITYPADWGPRGIEAKLATINARAVDALENGHNIIIVTDRRLDRDRVAIPSLLALSSVHHHLVKAGLRMKTGLVVETGDAREVHHFAALAGYGAEAVHPYLALETLINLHTDVPGMPSLAGVDAHKAIRNYIGAIGKGLSKIMSKMGVSTYMSYCGAQLFEAIGLKQEFVGKYFYGTPTQVSGIGIFEVAEEAIRNHRSAFSEDPTLAHSLDAGGEYAWRVRGEDHLWTPDSVAKLQHAVRSGSHSTYEEYARLINDQSRRHMTLRGLFEFKTEGVTPVPLEEVEPASEIVKRFATGAMSLGSISTEAHTTLAVAMNRIGGKSNTGEGGEDPARYEREMRGETLGEGHTLASLLGEGRVEVDYPLKAGDSLRSKIKQVASGRFGVTTTYLASADQIQIKMAQGAKPGEGGQLPGGKVSDYIGFLRHSVPGVGLISPPPHHDIYSIEDLKQLIHDLKNVNPRADISVKLVSEVGVGTVAAGVAKCKADHIVIAGHDGGTGASPWSSIKHAGSPWELGLAEAQQTLVLNRLRDRVRVQTDGQLKTGRDVVVAALLGADEFGFATAPLVAQGCIMMRKCHLNTCPVGVATQDPVLRAKFTGKPEHVINYFFFVAEEVRALMASLGIRTFDDLIGRSDLLDTRKGIEHWKAQGLDFSRVFYRPEVPAEVGTRHLHAQEHGLEGALDLSLIEKCRPAFERGEKVHFLQDARNVNRSVGAMLSGQLVRVRPEGLPDNTVFVQMEGTGGQSFGAFLAPGLTLYLIGDANDYTGKGLSGGRVVVRPSIEFRGKAEENIIVGNTVLYGATSGEAFFRGVAGERFGVRLSGASAVVEGTGDHGCEYMTGGTVVVLGQTGRNFAAGMSGGVAYVYDVDGKFAQRCNLSMVGLHPVVPETEQLAQTTVVLHGGQSDEAHIRTLLESHHKWTGSQRASELLDDWESALKRFIKVLPHEYARALQERGAQAASTVQAGGTTSMQTGQPARSVAGQGTLTK